A segment of the Rattus rattus isolate New Zealand chromosome 4, Rrattus_CSIRO_v1, whole genome shotgun sequence genome:
caccaccccaccagacctccccactccctgggacctcaagtctctcaagggttaggtgcaacttctctcactgaggccagcccAGCCAGTCCTCCACtgtcatctcagctggtgtatgctgcctggttggtggcccagtgtctgagagatctctggggtccacattagttgactgttggtcttcctatggggctgccctCGTCCTCCAACTTTCAGTTATTAAAGGagacattttctgttgtttttaaatttttaagtagcACAGCTATCTAAATTTCCAtacagaaaaaataacaaaaatgactgTTTAAACTATTAGATATATGCAAAATTTCTAATCTTAACAACAGACAAAACAACATAAAGGATTTAAGGAAAAAAGGATAAGAGCAATAAtctttattgagtttttttttaaaaaaagacaaaataatattaaaactcAACTCtcacaagtaaacaaaaaagtGACTCAGGTTAGACAATGTTATAATGTACGCCCAAAACATGTTTGGGTGTAATACCCCATGATACAGTACAATGTTTGGACCCATTCCCACTCAGGAGCAATGTGAACTGTATACTTTAGATGTCAGCACTGAACACAGAACCGTTATGGAGTCTACGGCCGAGCCTCTGCTCCTCGCACCTATTGGTGTCTCCTTTAACGTCGTAGTGCACATCTGCGTTTGCTAACGGAGTCCAGAGGTCCAACTCCAGGTTAGCCAGGTTCCACTGATCAGGATTTCTATAGCTTCTGCTGGGACACGGTCCTTCAGAATGAACCTACCTCACTTTCCACTTCTCACTCTGtggcctcctcccttcctcccctctccaggGCACAGCTCTCTCACCTTCAAATGCTGCTCACACAGTGCTGCACGTGAGGCGGTAACTTCTGACAAAGTTGCAGTTTATTACCCAAACCAcgacaaaacagaaacattttctttagaaATCTAGATCCAGTACTGTCATGGTAGCAGTGTTTCCTTTAGAAGAATGGCTTCATTTACAGAGTTTAATGTGTATATTAATGCAATCCAAAATTCCAGCACAGACTTATAATTCATACAGAGAAAATCTCAGTTCTTGGAAGAAAGACCAAGTATAGTTTCATCACTGTAAAGTGTTATTAATTCAGggtcttctttcttcattttgcaaATTATATCCAATTCACTTTTATAAGCTTTGTAAGACAGATTGGGTAACTGTTCTAactctcaattttattttaaaatgtaattgttttTGCCAGgtaaattaatttaaagatgTGCACAATATGTTTAAGGCAGGTGCCAAGCACATTTTGAAAGGTAATAAACTTACCAACTAGAATGTTCTCCCAAAGgcggaaaaatggaagaaaagtaaAAGCTCATGACAGTCTTTAAGACAGATGTTTAAATAGCACTCTTCTTTTAgatggtttaaaaataatttggcaGCTGCACTGCCTGTGGCCCTAACATAAGTGTCTACAAAGGACAAGCGACAGATACAGAATTAACGGTatacctttaatatttttacaagtCTCTTTAAGTTGATGCCTAATGGCATTTAACATGAATTCTGATTTCAGTGTAAAACAATTTAGAACACAACCCGACACTAAGTAGTGACACCATCTCCCTATGCCATGCAGAAAAGAACTCAGCTTGCACAGGTCTCAGGCTGCAGTGACTCTGGTTAAAGCCCAAACTGTCCCTGTGTTTTGCATCACTGGCATTCTTTGGCAAAGGATTCAGAATAGCCATGGGTCAGAAAATAGCTGTTCACTCATGGTCTTCATTTTTGTAAAATGAATGCATTTTGTAAAAAGAATCTACACCGGACTCACTTTAGGCCAAAGCGAGAACAGTACGTATGGCTTTTTGTTCTAATCTACCCCCAAAGCTTTGAGCTGCCGTTCAATCTCTTCATCAGAAATTGTAGCCTTTGAAGTAGAAGCAGATGGCAAACTTCTCGCAGCCGATGGGGCTTTGGCCATCTACATTAAAGACAGAAATGGGAGAAAAACACAGTAGTAAGCATTTGGATGAGGACCGCGGACGCACTGTGTTCCGACACATACAGAAAACCATGCAGAGAGATAGCAGAAGGAAGCACgcaaaacaaccaacaacagcGGCCCATGCTATTTTCACGAGAAGAAGCCATTCTTACCTTTCCAGAGATTTCAATTCCGATTTCATCAAGAACTTGATTCACGATGTCCTGGCTTTCCTCTTCATCATCAGAGCCATCAAAGATGTCATCCAGGGTGTCGTTGACTTGGAGGGAAAAGAACGTGAGCAAAGCAATTATTTTCAAATGAGGGACAAGTTAGGTTTATATTTCTGGAATAAAAGCAAACTATACCTACATATCTTTAATGTTTAAGAAGCAAATTTAGGGGAAACAACAAACTACAAAATTCAACTTTCACCTGTCAATGATTTATACTGATAACCACACATTTGGAAAATGCCATTTTAAACACACACTCCTATAATACAACAAACCTCGGTGAAACTGATTACTGTGCACTGTGCCCTGAGTTCAGGCTTCAGCACCAAAATTTTGCTCACACACACTGCTTCTGTAGTGCTGCCACTGATAATGCAGCTGGAGATTTGTAGAAGATTGAAAATTTGCCTTGTTACGTATTAAGAAATAAGTTTATAAAAGGTTAAAAGGTTGTGATAatgtaaaatatcaaaaaacataaaaataggcACTAAGGCATAACTAAGATCCAAATTAAGATCTCAATACTTGCATCTAGTATTGAGCAGCTTTGAGAGCAAACCATTTTGTCTGTATGTGGCTTTGGATTCTTCCTGGCCTGGCAAATCTTTACTAAaaacttcttttacttttttattggtttgggttactttgttgttgttactctGTAGTCAGCAAGGACCCGCTGCAAGAATGTGATGCAGTGCTCTAGAAGTAAGCTTTTAGAGTAAGAATGAGATGCAGTGCTCTTAGAAGTAAGCTTCTAGAGCAAGAATGTGATGCAGTGCTCTAGAAGTAAGCTTCTAGAGCAAGAATGTGATGCAGTGCTCTAGAAGTAAGCTTCTAGAGCAAGAATGTGATGCAGTGCTCTAGAAGTGCTTCTAGAGCAAAAATGAGATGCAGTGCTCTAGAAGTAAGCTTCTAGAGCAAGAATGTGATACAGTGCTCTAGAAGTAAGCTTCTAGAGCAAGAATGTGATGCAGTGCTCTAGAAGTAAGCTTCTAGAGCAAGAATGTGATACAGTGCTCTAGAAGTAAGCTTCTAGAGCAAGAATGTGATGCAGTGCTCTAGAAGTAAGCTTCTAGAGCAAGAATGTGATGCAGTGCTCTAGAAGTGCTTCTAGAGCATTCATTCAGCGGCGAGTAACCGGAGTGGTACTGCAGCCAGGCAGATCTGAGAGGCTCTAAAGGAAGAAGTACtgcagaggaggtggaggggggagagaagatgAGCACCCCAGAAGCCCAATCAGGAAACACGACTAGGACATAAGCACTTCTGACAGGCTGTGTCCCAAAGCTTTGACTGTGGACAAGTCTGAGTAACATAGCACATGAAATTTTTGGGAATACTAACCGAGAGAATCTGTATTCAACACTGCTTGGGTAAACAAGAACCTGAGAAACCAAGAACCAAGAATAAAACCAAAGACTACTGTTTTAGTAAACAAATGGAgtaacattctgctatactcctGAGAGCTTGGCTCAGGCATCATCAGAGACAGACGGGGACAAACAGACCCACAGGCAGATAAGAAGTGGAGAATGAGGGAACTTGGAGCACTGTGGCCTGAGATCTCGCTATCAAATCCCCGCCCTCGGGGCTCAGGAAACCTTGCagaaaaggaggtgggaagagCGTATAAGCGAGAGGGGATAGACGACAGGGAAAGCAAGGCCCTCCAAATCAGCAGGACGGGCACATGTGTGAGATCAAAGAGACAAGAGCAGCACACACAGGGACTGCATAGGTTGGTAGTCGACAAGGCCCCAGACAGAGGTAAGAGGAGAAGGCGACATAGGCATCTGTACCTAACCCAGAAGCAAACTCCAATTGAAAGCCACTGGCAAATGAAAAGTTAAGtcttctccaatggagtctcactggggacaCAAACTACTCATAAGTGCACTGTGTGCCCAGCAGTGTGGTCACAGGAAAGGAACACAGAGGCATCTTTGGAGGCTCCTGTCTTATAAGGTCATGTCAGGActtgtgttacacacacacacacacacacacacacacacacacacagaatattatcttttttgttttaccCTACAGGTCCtttgtataaataatatatatgtcttccagttttgtgggtttttgtgattcctgagtgtgcaaacaagtgagtctgtttcatttgttttctcttcagttcttttctttctgtttcttttgtcctACTCCAATGTGTTAGCTTTTGtttcatattatatattgtattattatattatattatctgTTAGAAGTCCtgttgtggggctggggatttagctcagtggtagagcgcttacctaggaaccgcaaggccctgggttcggtccccagctccgaaaaaaagaaccaaaaaaaaaaaaaagtcctgttgTTTTCtattgagagacagaaagggatggATCTGcatgggagaggaagtggggagaaacTATAAGGAGTAGACAGAGAAGAAACCATAAGCAAGATATATTAtaggaaacaaaactaaatttactttcagtaaaagaaaaagtatgttTATTGACACTGACTTTATATGTACTGGCAATATTGTTAATGTACACTCTGTAAGGTTATTTTAATGAGTGTCGTTTTAGATTGAAAAAGTAGCCAAGGACAAATGGCAGCAACTATAGCAGACATGATAGCTGCCCGACTAAGTGAGGACTTACTGTTTACAGATTAACAGACATTTAAGTTAAATTTTTCTAGCCTGCTATTAACTGTACTATAACTGAAAATTATCTCAGCATATTAGATAAGGACCATTATACAAATAACAATTCTCCTGTCACTGGAAAATTTTCCTGATAATGTTTCAAAAGAACCTTTCATGTTTTTCTATGGTAAGAAATAGAAGTAAACAACTGTTCTACCTATCTATGAGAACACTCATGGTATACGACCAAGAAGAGAAGACAACACCCTCTCTCATATGGAATAAATGACTGTGAGCGCATGTGGTAATCTAGTGAGTTTAAAAGGTGCTATTTGCTAGACTAGATGCTAAACTGAAATGGGAACGGGTGAGCTGAGTTAAACTGGCTGAACTGCACAACTGGCAAACAGCCAGAAAATAATACCATGGAGCAGAATGCTGACACACAAATGTTTCAGTATTGACCAGCATGTTCTGAAGGGCCACTCATTCGTTACTGGTAAAATAAATATTGAGGTCATTTTGCTGGGAAGATGTTTGGGGCCTCATAGATAAATCTAAGCTATACTCTCAGTTTATTTAAGAATCAACAAAGTAAAACAGACtcggtttttatttttccaaaacagGGGttctcggtgtagccctggctgtcctggaacttgctctgtagaccaagttgtccttaaactcagagatccacctgcctatgcctcctgagtactggaattacaggtataccCCACGACTGCCCAGCAAACACATTCAATTTTAAAGGAAGACTGTCAAATAAATTGAAAATCTGAAACCAACCCTCttgatgaaaataaatgtttcataaaGGTATATTAATAATAGGCAATACCTAaaactatttgttttcttttgttgctgggaagcaaaccaggGCCTTAAgttgctaggcaaacactgcaATTGAGACACATCCTCGCATGACACTAAAGCTATTTTTAAGGGAAAGTGCATGTCTATGTGATGCTATGTTGAAAGTGAAGAAGGACTTCCTGACTGCCTGTGCTCTCACTTTCACACAGCCAGGAAGAGGCGGGGCACTCATGTACAAGAGCATCAGTATGGCGGTGGAGGCCACTGCCCTTCAGTCACATTTCCTTCCATAGTACGTTTAGAAACTGAAGCCCAGTGGTATTTTGTGACATAAAAGCATAAGCAGGAGCCCCATTGCTTCTCCCCTGACAGGAACAGGGTTCAGTGGGACACTACACAGAGACCTGAAAACCATTGTTTATACTATCCAGTCAAATTAAAGCTGTTGTGGCCATTAGGTAGCAAAATTATGGTACATGGTTTCCCCTCCTTCATCCCTGCCAGATCTCCCCTGGTCCATCCCACTCCacttcatctttctctgtctttgaaaaaaaagaaaaaagaaacaaaaacaaaaggagacaggccaataaaaaaagaaaatagaacacaaCAAACTAATAAACAGAGGAAGGTGGGGAGAATAAGAAAAACGGTTGAGAATCAGAGAACCAgagaatctcacacacacacacacacacacacacaccacataaaatcaaaattggAAGCTatcataaattattataaatattatatattattacataatatataattataaatattaattataaataagcaaaaatagtaaaaaaaaaaaaaaaaaaaaaacaaacaaaataaacaaagccagacaaagcattatgagacaaagcCCTCTGAGTTTGTTTGAACTCCTTCCGAGTCAGGTTTGTGGCCTGTCCTCAAGTGTAGCTGTACAGGCAGAGACGCCATTGGAGAGAACCACCTTCTCCTCTGTGGGTGGATGTCAGTGGAGACATCTTCTTGGATGCCACAGGGAGCATGTTCACTTTCCCCTCTGAGTACTGGGACCTGTGGGAGCCCTGCGCACGCTGCCGTCGGCTCTGTGCATTATTGGCAGGACATATTTTATCTGTTCCCTTCAGTTAACATCCTGACAGAATTTTGAGTCATGATATGAATGTATTTCATCATGGTGTCATTTCTGTCTTCATGGTCTGTCCATCTGTGACCAGAACATGAGACTACTGGGACATGAACTTGGAACTTAGAAGCCTACACATTTCTTAAAACTTACTCATTTCTTCagtcatttccattttcatgttttccttCTGGAAATTCTGCATTGTTTGTAGTGTCTTCTGTGGATCCATTTTCTTGTTCACTGCTTGCATCGTCTTTAAGGAATGAGAGGAGCTACGTTAGCAACCTGGTTATGAAAGCTACACAGAGTAAGTCTAAGGCGGCAGCACATCAAATGCAGCCTCCACTGACCTAGTGTCAGGTCTAATTCAAAACTTGTCTCTGGGACCTAACAATCGAATCTGTTTGACAAGACAGACTCATTCCCCACTACAGCTCTGTTGGCACACTGACCTTTTATATCTGTAAATGTGTGTACTGACCCTGGCACAGAACTGATACAGACACTAGTCCCTTACGTGTGTTCCTCTCTAGTCTAAGCAACTTGCGTATactgaaaataaagttaaatgacATTTAAAGTACAAGAGTTTCATATGCTGGttccttctttttccctcctaCTACACATGAAAAAGAGGCACAGACAGCTCGACAACTTACACAAGGCTACTCTGTTCCGTGAGTGTGATCTGGGTGTAAGTCAAGGGTTAGAGTCCTGTACACACTACGACTCCCGTGAGCTGCCTCTCAAGGAGACTCTTAGAGCTCCCTGCAGGGAAGTCCTGGCACAGCCCTTTCAGCTGACCACTGGAGTTCACGAAGAAAAACTTGCTAATAGTACATTCCTAAGACACGTAATTAAAAATTCCAATTCATATACACGTACA
Coding sequences within it:
- the Chmp2b gene encoding charged multivesicular body protein 2b produces the protein MASLFKKKTVDDVIKEQNRELRGTQRAIIRDRAALEKQEKQLELEIKKMAKIGNKEACRVLAKQLVHLRKQKTRTFAVSSKVTSMSTQTKVMNSQMKMAGAMSTTAKTMQAVNKKMDPQKTLQTMQNFQKENMKMEMTEEMINDTLDDIFDGSDDEEESQDIVNQVLDEIGIEISGKMAKAPSAARSLPSASTSKATISDEEIERQLKALGVD